Part of the Flavobacterium sp. MDT1-60 genome, AATGAGTACTTTTTTATACATGAGTATGTTTGAACACCGTAAGAAAATCGCTGAAACTCCAACTGAGATTTAATTTCACTGATTACTGAGACTGTAAACTGCGACTAAATCTACTTCTCAAAAGCATAAACCAAAGTAAAATTCTGTTCTGAATTATCTGATTTGATTTCCTCGTAATGCACATTAAAATCTTTAATCAAATCATCAAAATGTAGACTGGCGTGGGTCTGATTTTTATCCAAAGAAAAATCTCCAACCCTAATATGATCTTTAAAACTGATTCCTTTTTCGTTTCTGATTTTAAAAATCGCTTCTTTGGCACCCCAGATTACAGTAAGTTTTTTAATGTATTCTTCAGAAACATTTGGATTTAAATATTCGAATTCGGTCTCCACAAATTTATCCGCTATTTTAAGGATTTTTTCGCGTTGTAATTCCATATCGATTCCAACCGTTTCATGACTGATGATAATGGCTGCAAAATGATACGAATGTGTAATCGAAATATAATTATGACAATCAAAATAAGGTTTTCCAAATTCATCATAATGTAAGTCTTTATCTGTAAATCCCATTTCCTGAATCAGCATACGAACGCTCAAAAAAGCACGCTGATGCATCTGAGATTTCATTCCCTCTAGCCTGCGTTGCGTTTTTTCTTTTAAAACTACTTTGCTCAACAACTCCTCAAAAGATTCTGTTATTTCCCAAATTAAAAGTTTGGTCGTTTCGTTACACTGTATGGTTTTAAATAAAGGCATTCGTTGTCTTATTTTTTATGCGGTTTGTTTTTTTAAACCATGTAAGTGATATGAGTAAATATAAATCCA contains:
- a CDS encoding 4'-phosphopantetheinyl transferase superfamily protein, producing MPLFKTIQCNETTKLLIWEITESFEELLSKVVLKEKTQRRLEGMKSQMHQRAFLSVRMLIQEMGFTDKDLHYDEFGKPYFDCHNYISITHSYHFAAIIISHETVGIDMELQREKILKIADKFVETEFEYLNPNVSEEYIKKLTVIWGAKEAIFKIRNEKGISFKDHIRVGDFSLDKNQTHASLHFDDLIKDFNVHYEEIKSDNSEQNFTLVYAFEK